One stretch of Amycolatopsis sp. NBC_00345 DNA includes these proteins:
- a CDS encoding SURF1 family cytochrome oxidase biogenesis protein, producing the protein MRLRFLLRPGWLALTVVVFTFAVCCFTLLAPWQFRRDAEQSAQNNALTASFTAQPAAVSQLLAPGSAPDQQNEWHLVSLTGTYIPSAEVVARLRTVQGEAAFEVLTPLRASDGIVYLVDRGYVRLDDKSGVLPYAAAPGGQVTVVARIRNDEADPKHRNAFADASTDGKLQSYTVDSQVVARSSGLTIRPGYFQLDQNQPGVLGALPLPQLDSGPFFSYALQWIAFGTMAVLGWLYFTIRELKPGGALTTEKTDRTRRKSVAEMLAEDDEEFTAAR; encoded by the coding sequence GTGCGGTTGCGCTTTCTGCTCCGGCCAGGCTGGCTGGCCTTGACGGTGGTGGTCTTCACCTTCGCCGTCTGCTGCTTCACGCTCCTGGCGCCATGGCAGTTCCGGCGCGACGCCGAGCAGTCGGCGCAGAACAACGCGCTGACCGCGTCGTTCACCGCGCAGCCGGCGGCCGTCTCGCAGCTGCTGGCGCCCGGCTCCGCGCCGGACCAGCAGAACGAGTGGCACCTGGTGTCGCTGACCGGCACGTACATCCCGTCCGCCGAGGTCGTGGCGCGGCTGCGGACCGTGCAGGGCGAAGCGGCGTTCGAGGTCCTTACACCGCTACGCGCGTCCGACGGCATCGTCTACCTCGTCGACCGCGGCTACGTGCGGCTCGACGACAAGTCCGGCGTGCTCCCGTACGCCGCCGCGCCGGGCGGACAGGTGACGGTGGTCGCGCGCATCCGCAACGACGAGGCCGACCCGAAGCACCGCAACGCCTTCGCCGACGCGTCCACCGACGGCAAGCTGCAGAGCTACACCGTGGACTCGCAGGTGGTCGCGCGCTCGTCCGGCCTGACGATCCGGCCCGGTTACTTCCAGCTCGACCAGAACCAGCCCGGCGTGCTGGGCGCGCTGCCGTTGCCGCAGCTGGACTCGGGGCCGTTCTTCTCGTACGCGCTGCAGTGGATCGCGTTCGGCACCATGGCCGTGCTGGGCTGGCTGTACTTCACCATCCGCGAGCTGAAGCCCGGCGGAGCCCTGACCACGGAGAAGACGGACCGCACCCGGCGCAAGTCCGTCGCCGAGATGCTGGCCGAGGACGACGAGGAGTTCACGGCGGCCCGATAG
- a CDS encoding low molecular weight protein-tyrosine-phosphatase encodes MTHVVFVCSGNICRSPMAEMVFRAKLAEAGLEGAVRVSSAGTGPWHVGEAADRRARATLKAHGYPTEHVAAEVGDEDLEADLLLAADEGHLEFLQARVAEPGRVRLLRDFDPIAPPCSEVPDPYYGADGGFEEVLGMIERAMPALVDWVRAHG; translated from the coding sequence GTGACTCATGTCGTGTTCGTGTGTTCCGGCAACATCTGCCGGTCTCCCATGGCGGAGATGGTGTTCCGGGCGAAGCTGGCCGAAGCGGGGCTCGAAGGGGCCGTACGGGTGTCGAGTGCCGGGACGGGGCCGTGGCACGTCGGGGAGGCTGCGGACCGGCGGGCGCGCGCGACGTTGAAAGCGCACGGCTACCCCACGGAGCACGTCGCGGCCGAGGTCGGCGACGAAGATCTCGAAGCCGACCTGCTGCTGGCCGCCGACGAGGGGCACCTCGAGTTCCTTCAGGCGCGCGTCGCGGAGCCCGGGCGGGTTCGGCTGCTGCGGGACTTCGACCCCATCGCGCCGCCGTGCTCCGAGGTGCCGGACCCGTACTACGGCGCCGACGGCGGCTTCGAAGAGGTGCTCGGCATGATCGAACGCGCCATGCCCGCCCTCGTCGACTGGGTGCGCGCGCACGGTTAG
- a CDS encoding Nif3-like dinuclear metal center hexameric protein produces MPALSEIIEVLERSYPKHLAESWDAVGLVCGDPTDDVTRVLFCVDPVEATVAEAEELGAQLIVAHHPLLLRGVHGVPADTAKGGLVHRMIRGGIALYCAHTNADSADPGVSDALAEAIGLTVRRPLDPHVPGGRTGIGRIGELPEAEPFGAFVQRVAEALPATLPGVLGAGDPDRPIRTVAVSGGAGDSHLAKAAAAGVDAYVTADLRHHPAGEHLAAAGGAPALVGLTHWASEWPWCRQASAIVGAAFAGNVDSHVSTRCTDPWTVRASQQGAP; encoded by the coding sequence GTGCCCGCCCTATCCGAGATCATCGAAGTCCTCGAACGCAGCTACCCGAAGCACCTCGCCGAGAGCTGGGACGCCGTAGGCCTCGTCTGCGGCGACCCCACCGACGACGTGACGCGCGTGCTCTTCTGCGTAGACCCCGTCGAGGCGACGGTGGCCGAGGCCGAGGAACTGGGCGCGCAGCTGATCGTCGCGCACCATCCGTTGTTGCTCAGGGGTGTGCACGGGGTGCCGGCGGACACGGCGAAGGGTGGTCTCGTCCACCGCATGATCCGGGGCGGCATCGCGCTCTACTGCGCGCACACCAACGCCGATTCGGCCGACCCGGGCGTGTCCGACGCGCTCGCGGAGGCCATCGGGCTCACCGTGCGGCGGCCGCTGGACCCCCACGTTCCCGGTGGCCGCACCGGGATCGGCCGGATCGGGGAGCTGCCCGAGGCCGAGCCGTTCGGCGCGTTCGTGCAGCGGGTGGCCGAGGCGCTGCCGGCGACGCTGCCCGGAGTGCTCGGCGCCGGCGACCCGGACCGGCCGATCCGCACCGTCGCGGTGTCCGGCGGGGCCGGCGACTCCCACCTCGCCAAGGCCGCCGCGGCGGGCGTCGACGCCTACGTCACCGCGGACCTGCGCCATCACCCCGCCGGTGAGCACCTCGCCGCCGCCGGGGGAGCGCCCGCACTGGTCGGGCTCACGCACTGGGCCAGCGAATGGCCCTGGTGCAGGCAAGCCTCGGCCATTGTCGGCGCGGCCTTTGCGGGTAACGTCGACAGTCACGTCTCCACGCGGTGCACCGACCCGTGGACCGTCCGCGCTAGCCAACAAGGAGCACCGTGA
- a CDS encoding zinc ribbon domain-containing protein: protein MKADPAVQRQLLELAKVDAELSRTAHRRRTLPELAEIDAGEKTERDKRDALVSVQTAVSDLDREIARQEKEIESVRAREDRDRKLLESGSVNSKQMTDIEHELQTLGRRQGALEDDLLELMEQREALELDAKRTSAEVAKAEQEVAAAIARRDETFKDLDTTRARRDEDRAKLLPRFPEPVLKLYQRTLEHKGIGAALLRARRCGACQLELDRNTINEIKATAEDTVVQCENCGAILVRTLESGL, encoded by the coding sequence GTGAAGGCCGACCCCGCCGTCCAGCGCCAGCTGCTCGAACTCGCGAAGGTGGACGCCGAGCTCTCGCGCACCGCGCACCGTCGCCGCACCCTCCCCGAGCTCGCCGAAATCGACGCCGGGGAGAAGACCGAGCGGGACAAGCGTGACGCCCTCGTGTCGGTCCAGACCGCCGTCTCCGACCTCGACCGCGAGATCGCCCGGCAGGAGAAAGAGATCGAGTCGGTGCGCGCCCGCGAGGACCGCGACCGCAAGCTGCTCGAGTCCGGTTCCGTGAACTCCAAGCAGATGACCGACATCGAGCACGAGCTGCAGACGCTCGGCCGCCGGCAGGGCGCGCTGGAGGACGACCTGCTGGAGCTGATGGAGCAGCGCGAGGCACTGGAGCTGGACGCCAAGCGCACCAGCGCCGAGGTCGCCAAGGCGGAGCAGGAGGTCGCCGCCGCGATCGCCCGCCGCGACGAGACGTTCAAGGACCTCGACACCACCCGCGCCCGCCGCGACGAGGACCGCGCGAAGCTGCTGCCGCGCTTCCCGGAGCCGGTGCTCAAGCTGTACCAGCGCACCCTCGAGCACAAGGGCATCGGCGCGGCCCTGCTGCGCGCCCGCCGCTGCGGCGCCTGCCAGCTGGAGCTGGACCGCAACACGATCAACGAGATCAAGGCCACCGCCGAGGACACCGTCGTGCAGTGCGAGAACTGCGGGGCGATCCTCGTCCGCACCCTGGAGTCGGGCCTGTGA
- a CDS encoding bifunctional RNase H/acid phosphatase: MTDRVVVEADGGSRGNPGPAGYGAVVKDAATGEVLVERHEFLGVVTNNVAEYSGLIAGLAAAAETGASTVDVRMDSKLVVEQMSGRWKIKHAALQPLAAEARELADGFDRVTYMWIPRAENSHADRLANVAMDSGTGRPTAKAATAAAKTAAAKVTEPDRISPVGWTGARGTPTKLLLLRHGQTAMSVDRRYSGRGDVPLTEHGRGQAAAAAKRLAGMPGLIGEDGEAAPIVASPLTRTKQTAQAVADALGGRVETHPGLIETDFGEWEGLTFTEAAEHDPELHRCWLSDASCAPPGGESFDAVYVRVRQALDDLVEQYAGRTVVVVSHVTPIKTLLRLGLDSGPSLLFRLHLDLASLSIVEFYPDGNASVRLVNDISHLS, encoded by the coding sequence GTGACGGACCGGGTGGTCGTCGAGGCCGACGGCGGCTCGCGCGGCAACCCCGGCCCGGCCGGCTACGGCGCCGTGGTCAAGGACGCCGCGACCGGCGAGGTCCTCGTCGAGCGGCACGAGTTCCTCGGCGTGGTCACCAACAACGTGGCCGAGTACTCGGGCCTGATCGCCGGGCTCGCCGCGGCCGCCGAGACCGGTGCGTCCACTGTGGACGTCCGGATGGACTCGAAGCTCGTCGTGGAGCAGATGTCCGGCCGCTGGAAGATCAAGCACGCCGCGCTGCAGCCGCTCGCCGCCGAGGCGCGTGAACTCGCGGACGGGTTCGACCGTGTCACTTACATGTGGATCCCCCGCGCCGAGAACTCGCACGCCGACCGGCTCGCCAACGTCGCGATGGACAGCGGCACCGGCCGTCCCACCGCCAAGGCCGCCACCGCTGCCGCCAAGACCGCTGCCGCCAAGGTCACCGAGCCGGACCGGATTTCCCCGGTCGGCTGGACCGGCGCCCGCGGCACGCCGACCAAGCTGCTCCTGCTGCGCCACGGCCAGACGGCGATGTCGGTCGACCGCCGCTACTCCGGCCGCGGCGACGTCCCGCTCACCGAGCACGGCCGTGGGCAGGCCGCCGCCGCGGCGAAGCGGCTGGCCGGCATGCCGGGCCTGATCGGCGAGGACGGCGAGGCCGCGCCCATCGTCGCGTCGCCGCTGACCCGGACGAAGCAGACCGCGCAGGCCGTCGCCGACGCGCTCGGCGGCCGGGTCGAGACGCACCCGGGCCTGATCGAAACCGACTTCGGCGAGTGGGAGGGCCTCACCTTCACCGAGGCCGCGGAGCACGACCCGGAGCTGCACCGCTGCTGGCTGTCCGACGCCTCGTGCGCGCCGCCCGGCGGCGAGAGCTTCGACGCGGTCTACGTGCGCGTCCGCCAGGCCCTCGACGACCTGGTCGAGCAGTACGCCGGCCGCACGGTCGTGGTGGTCAGCCACGTGACGCCGATCAAGACGCTGCTGCGGCTGGGCCTGGACTCCGGCCCGTCGCTGCTCTTCCGGCTGCACCTGGACCTGGCGTCGCTGTCGATCGTCGAGTTCTACCCCGACGGCAACGCTTCCGTCCGGCTGGTCAACGACATCTCACACCTGAGCTGA
- a CDS encoding ArsB/NhaD family transporter, with product MTGPAAAVASLILLAATLVFAMVRPRGWPEAVAAVPLAGVALLLGLATPAEAGQRVVEILPTMGFLAAILLVSHLAAADGVFSWLGTRLAEVCRGRPRRLLVLTFAAAAGVTAILSLDATVVLLTPVVLATAEGLRLESKPHVYACAHLANSASTLLPVSNLTNLLAFAASGLTFAGFTALMALPWLVTLAIELAVFARFFRKDLRAAPSTRTPEHRDAPVFALVVLAGTLVGFGAGQLVHVEPVWVAALAALILGVKALAERKIKPWQLVTEASPMLILFVLGLAVVVEAVSEHLLGGVLHTLLPDSAGLPELLATAAIAAVLANLVNNLPATLILLTVLGPHPNTGILLAVLLGVNIGPNATYLGSLATLLWRRVLAKAGHRPSAREFLKLGVLTTPLSLAAATVALWLVLP from the coding sequence GTGACCGGACCCGCAGCGGCAGTGGCCAGCCTGATCCTGCTTGCCGCCACGCTGGTGTTCGCCATGGTGCGGCCGCGGGGGTGGCCCGAGGCGGTGGCCGCCGTGCCGTTGGCCGGGGTGGCGTTGCTGCTGGGGCTGGCGACTCCCGCGGAAGCGGGACAGCGGGTGGTCGAGATCCTGCCGACGATGGGGTTCCTCGCCGCGATCCTGCTCGTCAGCCATCTCGCCGCGGCGGACGGGGTGTTCAGCTGGCTCGGGACCCGGCTCGCGGAGGTCTGCCGCGGGCGGCCGCGGCGGCTGCTCGTCCTCACGTTCGCCGCGGCGGCCGGGGTTACCGCGATCCTCAGCCTCGACGCGACCGTCGTGCTGCTCACGCCCGTTGTCCTCGCGACCGCCGAAGGGCTGCGGCTCGAATCGAAGCCCCACGTCTACGCGTGCGCGCACCTCGCCAACTCCGCGTCCACCCTGCTGCCCGTCTCCAACCTGACGAACCTGCTCGCCTTCGCCGCCTCCGGGCTCACGTTCGCCGGGTTCACCGCGCTGATGGCGCTGCCATGGCTCGTCACGCTGGCCATCGAGCTGGCCGTGTTCGCCCGGTTCTTCCGCAAGGACCTCCGGGCCGCGCCCAGCACCCGTACGCCCGAGCACCGGGACGCGCCGGTGTTCGCGCTCGTCGTGCTGGCGGGCACGCTGGTCGGGTTCGGGGCCGGGCAGCTGGTGCACGTCGAGCCCGTCTGGGTGGCCGCGCTGGCCGCGCTCATCCTCGGCGTGAAAGCACTGGCCGAACGCAAGATCAAGCCCTGGCAGCTCGTCACCGAGGCCTCGCCGATGCTGATCCTCTTCGTGCTCGGGCTGGCCGTGGTCGTCGAGGCCGTGTCGGAGCACCTGCTGGGCGGCGTCCTGCACACCCTGCTGCCGGACTCCGCCGGACTGCCCGAGCTGCTGGCCACCGCCGCCATCGCGGCCGTGCTGGCCAACCTCGTCAACAACCTGCCGGCGACGCTGATCCTGCTGACCGTGCTGGGCCCGCACCCGAACACCGGCATCCTGCTCGCCGTGCTGCTCGGCGTGAACATCGGCCCGAACGCGACCTACCTCGGCTCACTCGCCACGCTGCTGTGGCGCCGGGTGCTCGCGAAGGCCGGGCACCGGCCGTCGGCGAGGGAGTTCCTGAAGCTCGGCGTGCTCACCACGCCGCTCTCCCTCGCCGCGGCCACCGTGGCGCTCTGGCTCGTGCTCCCCTGA
- the sfnG gene encoding dimethylsulfone monooxygenase SfnG, protein MSVPDLHEPLKFAYWVPNVSGGLVTSDIEQRTDWGYEYNRKLAVLAEDNGFEYALSQVRYTASYGAAYQHESTGFSLALLLATQRLKVIAAVHPGLWHPGVLAKFIASADVISGGRAAVNVVSGWFKDEFTKLGEPWLEHDERYRRTEEFIRVLKELWTDDHAEFGGDFYRIHDFDIKPKPESRPHPEIFQGGNSTAARKLAGRVSDWYFSNGKDFDGFTEQVEEVNGYAAENDHSVRFGLNGFVIARETESEAKDVLREIVAKANVDAVEGFRSAVKQAGKSTSDTKGMWADSEFKDLVQYNDGFRTGLIGTPEQIADRAIEYKRRGANLLLLGFLHYLEDVAHFGSHVLPVIRSKEQDLARGAGVPEPATGRV, encoded by the coding sequence ATGTCCGTACCAGACCTGCACGAGCCACTGAAATTCGCCTACTGGGTGCCGAACGTGAGCGGCGGCCTGGTCACGAGCGACATCGAACAGCGCACCGACTGGGGGTACGAGTACAACCGGAAACTGGCCGTGCTCGCGGAGGACAACGGCTTCGAGTACGCGCTCAGCCAGGTCCGCTACACCGCCAGCTACGGCGCCGCCTACCAGCACGAGTCGACCGGGTTCAGCCTCGCGCTGCTGCTGGCGACGCAGCGGCTGAAGGTGATCGCGGCGGTCCACCCGGGGCTGTGGCACCCGGGCGTGCTGGCGAAGTTCATCGCGAGCGCCGACGTGATCTCCGGCGGCCGCGCCGCGGTCAACGTGGTGAGCGGCTGGTTCAAGGACGAATTCACGAAGCTCGGCGAGCCGTGGCTGGAGCACGACGAGCGGTACCGCCGCACGGAGGAGTTCATCCGTGTGCTGAAGGAACTCTGGACCGACGACCACGCCGAGTTCGGCGGCGACTTCTACCGCATTCACGACTTCGACATCAAGCCCAAGCCCGAAAGCCGCCCGCACCCGGAGATCTTCCAGGGCGGCAACTCCACCGCGGCGCGCAAGCTGGCCGGCCGCGTCTCGGACTGGTACTTCAGCAACGGCAAGGACTTCGACGGTTTCACCGAACAGGTCGAGGAAGTCAACGGCTACGCGGCGGAGAACGACCACAGTGTCCGCTTCGGACTGAACGGTTTTGTCATCGCCCGCGAGACGGAGTCCGAGGCCAAGGACGTCCTGCGTGAGATCGTCGCCAAGGCCAATGTGGACGCCGTCGAAGGCTTCCGCTCCGCGGTGAAGCAGGCTGGTAAGTCCACTTCGGACACTAAGGGCATGTGGGCGGACTCGGAGTTCAAGGACCTGGTCCAGTACAACGACGGCTTCCGCACGGGCCTGATCGGCACCCCGGAGCAGATCGCGGACCGCGCCATCGAGTACAAGCGCCGCGGCGCGAACCTGCTGCTGCTCGGCTTCCTGCACTACCTGGAGGACGTGGCCCACTTCGGCTCGCACGTGCTGCCGGTCATCCGCTCGAAGGAACAGGACCTGGCCCGCGGCGCCGGGGTCCCGGAACCGGCTACCGGCCGGGTCTGA
- a CDS encoding SCO6745 family protein, with product MGEATDVAKQFKGTFDTLHSLVYFVPETEQYLTAARLRPGRMCYFAGRSAPMGAVGPAVVAATFYNFNPDIVARHIPRAWTLATPEAVLEARLEAVDAAYRRLLGDEVLASDDVAEAAELAREATGGCTAEGRPLYAGHASLPWPDRPHLALWHAVSLLREHRGDAHVAALMLNGLSGIGALVTHVATGAGFTPEAAKQTRGWSDEQWDAAVAELVGQGVVGADDALTDRGAELRERIEAATNLASEEPWTHLGEQKSARLRELCRPLSRAVVKAGAFPRAITGPS from the coding sequence ATGGGCGAGGCCACGGACGTCGCGAAGCAGTTCAAGGGCACTTTCGACACGCTGCACTCCTTGGTGTACTTCGTGCCGGAGACGGAGCAGTACCTCACCGCGGCGAGGCTGCGGCCCGGCCGGATGTGCTACTTCGCCGGGCGGTCCGCGCCGATGGGGGCCGTCGGACCGGCCGTGGTGGCCGCGACGTTCTACAACTTCAACCCCGACATCGTCGCCCGGCACATCCCGCGCGCCTGGACCCTGGCGACGCCGGAGGCCGTGCTCGAGGCCCGGCTCGAGGCCGTCGACGCGGCGTACCGGCGGCTGCTCGGCGACGAGGTCCTCGCGTCCGACGACGTGGCCGAGGCCGCCGAGCTGGCGCGCGAGGCCACGGGCGGCTGCACCGCCGAGGGCCGTCCCCTCTACGCCGGGCACGCGAGCCTGCCCTGGCCCGACCGGCCGCACCTCGCGCTCTGGCACGCCGTCTCGCTGCTGCGCGAGCACCGCGGCGACGCGCACGTCGCCGCCCTGATGCTGAACGGCCTGAGCGGGATCGGCGCCCTCGTCACCCACGTCGCGACCGGCGCCGGCTTCACCCCGGAAGCCGCGAAGCAAACCCGCGGCTGGAGCGATGAGCAGTGGGACGCCGCCGTCGCCGAGCTGGTCGGCCAGGGCGTCGTCGGCGCCGACGACGCCCTCACCGACCGCGGCGCCGAGCTGCGGGAGCGGATCGAGGCCGCGACGAACCTCGCGTCCGAGGAGCCGTGGACGCACCTGGGCGAGCAGAAGTCCGCCCGCCTGCGCGAGCTGTGCCGTCCGCTGAGCCGCGCCGTGGTGAAGGCCGGCGCGTTCCCGCGCGCGATCACCGGACCGTCCTGA
- a CDS encoding ATP-binding protein, with amino-acid sequence MFGRGGSRGKRDQDVPVGAWQTPQQVRSANARNNSSGGKGGKRLTGEQAIPAYTPSIAARSIDGHLLRTGYEVYAWYRLAPQRWSFRSDSQRRDLIAAIAGQYAELQGRWLHLRVTNRPYPIRMWAEAHVHNAVGRPGDVPGALSFDDYLIGEQQQLMGRSMAEKEVYLGVQVQTRRMVDRAVERAAPVLRKILPEAVDAELAALDSEVEHLDQVIGSAGLEGRPVHAEEMSWLMHRSCSLGLPAPRNMPAVPGAAWEPEDLASFTDAADFYADPYAPTVTVRGRTGSNAGVSRHLAVLTVGQMHGLQIPEVDDPWIQHADRLPAAVEVSARIYVRRPEEVSGELQRQMNKVRSQVKHYTDEHELEPPQSLSRQAGRVLEIDDEMTSGFTALATRVRSWWRLAVSGPTERDALRLAQQLLDLYKPKVAIEHPEAQYAMAREFIPGEPLASAAYMRRGSVVWGASAVPTATAEVGDRRGILLGETVTATRRPVAWDPWMAQEIRDGSGLTAMVAGLGGGKSFLGGGIVYKTLRAGAHWTILDPSGPLSRLCDLPELRPYARPINLLNAQPGILNPYRVVADPLLEHFMDEEDPERSWRREKALAGATRRRLVLDVLTGVLPYEVSRMAQTRIVLLRAVRAVGGRFDADPGQVIDALRRDSSEHHEHAVVVADFLDEMRERMALLIPEDDADPYAETRDDRMTVLTMAGLTLPKDGVPREYWTDAESLGVEMLNLAAWLTQRSVYEKPKELRKGVWIDEAFFLSEVPTGRVLMNRFARDSRKWNVRVLLSSQIPADFLKIQGFVALLDSVFVGRLDDDDAQADALRLLKVPVGVGYEQVVAALGRRPGAQRGLERDVEPRQFIFGDGAGGVERIRVDFSGPHLQQLRSVMDTTPGSKDAYTKPGTDLVVPHPPEEEPAPYVPTPPEDDELEHDFELEAELEVGLTDEQLLGSPDPLASETGEVEGAVQQNGNGANGRGQGQPARTGGKGGTGRDAA; translated from the coding sequence TTGTTCGGTCGCGGCGGAAGCCGAGGGAAGCGGGATCAGGACGTGCCGGTGGGCGCTTGGCAGACGCCCCAGCAGGTCCGGTCCGCGAACGCCAGGAACAACTCCTCGGGCGGCAAGGGCGGGAAACGCCTGACGGGTGAGCAGGCCATACCGGCCTACACCCCGTCGATAGCCGCCCGCAGCATCGACGGGCACCTGCTGCGCACAGGGTATGAGGTGTACGCCTGGTACCGGCTCGCGCCGCAGCGCTGGTCGTTCCGCTCCGACTCACAGCGCCGCGACCTGATCGCGGCCATCGCGGGCCAGTACGCCGAGCTGCAGGGCCGCTGGCTGCACCTGCGCGTGACCAACCGGCCGTACCCGATCCGGATGTGGGCCGAGGCCCACGTGCACAACGCGGTCGGGCGGCCGGGTGACGTGCCCGGCGCGCTGTCCTTCGACGACTACCTGATCGGCGAGCAGCAGCAGCTGATGGGCCGGTCGATGGCGGAGAAGGAGGTCTACCTCGGCGTCCAGGTCCAGACCCGGCGCATGGTGGACCGCGCGGTCGAGCGCGCCGCGCCGGTGCTGCGCAAGATCCTGCCCGAGGCCGTCGACGCCGAGCTGGCGGCGCTGGACTCCGAGGTCGAGCACCTGGACCAGGTCATCGGCAGCGCCGGGCTGGAGGGCCGCCCGGTGCACGCCGAGGAGATGTCCTGGCTGATGCACCGGTCCTGCTCGCTGGGCCTGCCCGCGCCCCGGAACATGCCCGCCGTGCCGGGCGCCGCGTGGGAGCCCGAGGACCTCGCCAGCTTCACCGATGCCGCCGACTTCTACGCCGACCCGTACGCCCCGACGGTCACCGTCCGCGGCCGCACGGGCTCCAACGCGGGCGTCTCGCGGCACCTCGCCGTGCTGACCGTCGGCCAGATGCACGGCCTGCAGATCCCCGAGGTCGACGACCCGTGGATCCAGCACGCCGACCGCCTGCCCGCCGCTGTCGAGGTGTCCGCGCGGATCTACGTCCGCCGTCCCGAGGAAGTGTCCGGCGAGCTGCAGCGCCAGATGAACAAGGTGCGCTCGCAGGTCAAGCACTACACCGACGAGCACGAGCTGGAGCCGCCGCAGTCGCTGTCGCGCCAGGCCGGGCGGGTGCTGGAGATCGACGACGAGATGACGTCGGGCTTCACCGCGCTTGCCACGCGCGTGCGTTCGTGGTGGCGGCTGGCGGTGTCCGGCCCCACCGAGCGTGACGCGCTGCGACTGGCCCAGCAGCTGCTCGACCTGTACAAGCCGAAGGTCGCCATCGAGCACCCCGAGGCGCAGTACGCGATGGCGCGGGAGTTCATCCCGGGCGAGCCGCTGGCCTCGGCGGCGTACATGCGCCGCGGTTCCGTGGTGTGGGGCGCGTCCGCGGTGCCGACGGCCACGGCCGAGGTCGGCGACCGGCGCGGCATCCTGCTCGGCGAGACGGTCACCGCGACCCGGCGCCCGGTGGCCTGGGACCCGTGGATGGCACAGGAGATCCGCGACGGCTCGGGCCTCACCGCGATGGTGGCCGGACTCGGTGGCGGCAAGTCGTTCCTCGGCGGCGGCATCGTCTACAAGACACTGCGCGCCGGGGCACATTGGACGATCCTCGACCCGTCCGGCCCGCTCTCGCGCCTGTGCGACCTGCCCGAGCTGCGCCCGTACGCGCGGCCGATCAACCTGCTCAACGCGCAGCCCGGCATCCTCAACCCGTACCGCGTGGTCGCCGACCCGCTGCTCGAGCACTTCATGGACGAGGAGGACCCCGAGCGGTCCTGGCGCCGGGAGAAGGCGCTGGCGGGCGCAACGCGGCGCCGCCTGGTGCTGGACGTGCTCACCGGCGTGCTGCCGTACGAGGTGTCGCGCATGGCGCAGACGCGGATCGTGCTGCTGCGCGCCGTCCGCGCGGTCGGCGGCCGGTTCGACGCCGACCCGGGCCAGGTCATCGACGCGCTGCGCCGGGACTCCAGTGAGCACCACGAGCACGCCGTCGTCGTCGCGGACTTCCTCGACGAGATGCGTGAGCGCATGGCGCTGCTGATCCCGGAGGACGACGCCGACCCGTACGCCGAGACCCGCGACGACCGCATGACCGTGCTGACCATGGCGGGCCTGACCCTGCCCAAGGACGGCGTGCCGCGCGAGTACTGGACGGACGCGGAGTCCCTCGGCGTCGAGATGCTGAACCTGGCGGCGTGGCTGACCCAGCGGTCGGTGTACGAGAAGCCGAAGGAACTGCGCAAGGGCGTCTGGATCGACGAGGCGTTTTTCCTGTCCGAGGTGCCGACCGGGCGCGTGCTGATGAACCGCTTCGCGCGTGACTCGCGTAAGTGGAACGTCCGGGTGCTGCTGTCCTCGCAGATCCCGGCGGACTTCCTGAAGATCCAGGGTTTCGTCGCGCTGCTGGACTCGGTCTTCGTCGGCCGGTTGGACGACGACGACGCGCAGGCCGACGCGCTGCGCCTGCTGAAGGTGCCCGTCGGCGTGGGCTACGAGCAGGTCGTCGCGGCGCTGGGCCGCCGCCCGGGCGCGCAACGCGGCCTGGAGCGCGACGTCGAACCCCGCCAGTTCATCTTCGGCGACGGCGCCGGCGGCGTGGAGCGCATCCGCGTCGACTTCTCCGGCCCGCACCTGCAGCAGCTGCGGTCGGTCATGGACACCACCCCGGGCTCGAAGGACGCGTACACCAAGCCGGGCACCGACCTGGTCGTGCCGCACCCGCCGGAGGAAGAGCCCGCCCCGTACGTCCCCACCCCACCGGAAGACGACGAGCTGGAACACGACTTCGAGCTCGAGGCCGAGCTCGAAGTCGGCCTGACCGACGAGCAGCTCCTCGGCTCGCCGGACCCGCTCGCGTCCGAGACCGGCGAGGTGGAGGGTGCGGTGCAGCAGAACGGAAACGGCGCCAACGGACGCGGCCAGGGCCAGCCCGCCCGAACCGGCGGCAAGGGCGGCACCGGCAGGGATGCCGCGTGA